The Thermococcus peptonophilus genomic sequence GCTTCCGTCCTCGTGGTAAATCATGTAGATGTGGATTGTCTTTCCGGGCAGGATTTGAATCCCTCTAATGTCCACCACGGAAGAAAGTACTTGAAGCCACTCCTTTGGGAAGTCCTCTCCTATCTTCGTGACGAGTCCGACCTTTGCCCCGGCGAGCGCCGCTGAAGTGGCCACCCCTGCGGCGGCACCTCCAGGCATTGTTACGCGCCTTCCATTCGGGAATATAAGGGTGTCAATTGAAACGTGACCGATAACCACGAGATCCAGCATGGTACCACCCGAGACCCTTAGGAGTCCCCCTTAATACCGTTTCCCTCAATAGTAATTCCTTTACCTTCACTCGTTCAGATATCCATCGAAAAGATTAAAAGTTTGGCAATCCAAAAAGTAGCGGTGATAGGAATGGAGTCCGTTTTCCAGAACGAGACGATTAAGGCTATTCTTGAGAAGTACCGCAGGATATGGGCCATTGGGCACGCTCAGAGCGTTCTTGGCTGGGACATGGAGGTCAACATGCCCAAGGAGGGCATCCTTGAGAGGAGCGTTGCCCAGGGGGAGCTCAGTGTCCTTTCACAGGAGTTTCTGCTCAAGCCCGACTTCGTCGAGCTTGTCGAGAAGGCTAAGGGAATAGAGGGCCTTAACGAATATGAGAGGGGAGTCGTCCGCGTTCTTGACAGGCAGATACGGATAAGCAAGTCCTTCCCGCCGGAGTTTCTCAGAGAGATGAGCGAAGTCACGAGTCAGGCAACTAAAGCCTGGGAAGAAGCCAAGAGGAGCGACGACTTCTCCAAGTTCGAGCCGTGGCTCGACAGAATCATAGACCTTGCCAAGAGGGCCGCTGACTACCTCGGCTACGAGGAAGAGCCCTATGATGCCTTGCTCGACCTCTTCGAGGAAGGTCTCACCACGAAGGAAGTCGAGAGGATGTTCGAAAAGCTCGAGAAGGAGCTGAAGCCGCTCCTTGAGAAAATCATGGAAGAGGGCAAAGTGCCCAGGGAACACCCTCTCGAGAAGGAGCGCTATGAGAGAGAGCAGATGGAAAAGGTGAACATATGGATACTCCAGAAGTTCGGCTTTCCGCTCGGAGTCCGCTCAAGGCTCGATGTTTCGGCTCACCCCTTCACTACCGAGTTCGGGATAAGGGACGTGAGGATAACGACCAGATACGAGGGTTACGACTTCAGGAGAACCATCCTCAGCACCGTCCACGAGTTTGGGCATGCGCTCTACGAGCTCCAGCAGGACGAGAGGTTCATGTTCAGCCCGATTGCCGGCGGTGTCTCCCTTGGAATCCACGAAAGTCAGAGCAGGTTCTGGGAGAACATAATCGGCCGCTCGAGGGAGTTCGCTGGACTCATATACCCGGTACTCAAGGAGAACCTCCCGTTCATGGCGAGCTATACCCCTGAAGACGTTTACCTATACTTCAACATAGTCAGACCAGACTTCATAAGGACTGAAGCAGATGTCGTTACCTACAACTTCCACATACTCCTCCGCTTCAAGCTCGAGAGGATGATGCTCAACGAGGGCGTTAAGGCGAAAGACTTACCTGAGCTCTGGAACGAGGAGATGGAGAGACTCCTCGGAATCAGACCGAAGACCTACGCCGAGGGAATCCTCCAGGACATCCACTGGGCGCACGGAACAATCGGCTACTTCCCGACCTACAGCATAGGAACGCTCCTCGCGAGCCAGATATACTACCACATCAAGCGCGACATCCCGGACTTCGAGGAGAAGGTTGCAAGGGCCGAGTTCGAGCCAATAAAGGCCTGGCTCAGGGAAAGGATACATCGCTGGGGAAGCATCTACTCGCCGAAGGAGCTCCTCCAGAAGGCCCTCGGCGAGGAGCTGAACCCAGACTACTTCATCCGCTGGGTGAAGGAGAAGTATCTGTGATTGCTCTCCTTTTTCTTTCCAGCTTGTTTTTCGGTGTTCTTAGTGATGCTGTTGATACCAAGAAATGTATTTAAGCTCTTTTAATCAATATGGTGAGAAGGTGAAGTCTTGTGATGAAGAAGTTGGTAAGCTCTGGACTAGTCCTTTTGTTTTTGGCAAGTTTGGGTGCAGTTCCAGTCTTCTATGAGAACTACGCAGAAGCGTTAGGCATACTTCAATAAAGAATCCACACCTTGGGCTCGGAGCTATGGGGAAAGTAATTATGATGAAGCTAAGGCTGTTGCCCTCGCTCCAAACGGGGATATCATTGTAGTCGGGTACTATGGGGGAACCGATTGGAGAGGTTCTGAAGCTGATGTTTGGGTTCTCAGGCTTGATGAGAATGGTAATGTGATATGGCAGAAAACCTACGGTGGAAACAACGACGATGAGGCTGATGCAGTCGCTATAGCTGAAAATGGGGACATTGTCGTAGCAGGCACATATGGAGGCTATGCCTGGGTTCTCGAGCTTGATGGAAACGGCAATATTGTATGGCAAAAAGCTTACAGATTTTACGCTGTTATCAACGCCGTTGCTATTGATCCGAATGGGAATATTATAGTAGCTGGTACTAATTCTGATTTTTTTGTTCTCAAGCTTAATGGGAACGGTGATTTTGAGTGGGGTAAATCCTGGGGTACTAGTAGGAGTGCAGATGAGGCTACTTCAGTTGCCATTGATAACGGGGACATCGTTGTAGCCGGATACACTTGGGGCTTTGGTATTAATGGTGATTTTTGGGTTTTTAGGCTTGATGGGGACGGTAATGTCATATGGCAGAAGACCTACGGTGGAAACAGCGAAGACGAGGCCAACGCGGTCGCCGTAACTAACAGCGGGGATATTATCGTGGCAGGTTACACGTACAGCTTCGGCGCTGGCAGGTCTGATGTTTGGGTTCTCAGGCTCGATGGAAATGGGAATATTGTATGGCAGAAAACTTACGGAGGGAACCTTAGAGATAGGGCTAATGTAGTTGCCATGGCCCCAAATGGGGATATTATCGTAGCAGGTTATACTGAAAGCTTCGGCGCGGGTAACTATGATGTTTGGGCTCTTCGCATTCCTCCCGATGGGTACCTCCCTCCTGAGGGTATTAGGGATCTGGACTTCCATACGGGGGATAGCAA encodes the following:
- a CDS encoding carboxypeptidase M32, whose product is MESVFQNETIKAILEKYRRIWAIGHAQSVLGWDMEVNMPKEGILERSVAQGELSVLSQEFLLKPDFVELVEKAKGIEGLNEYERGVVRVLDRQIRISKSFPPEFLREMSEVTSQATKAWEEAKRSDDFSKFEPWLDRIIDLAKRAADYLGYEEEPYDALLDLFEEGLTTKEVERMFEKLEKELKPLLEKIMEEGKVPREHPLEKERYEREQMEKVNIWILQKFGFPLGVRSRLDVSAHPFTTEFGIRDVRITTRYEGYDFRRTILSTVHEFGHALYELQQDERFMFSPIAGGVSLGIHESQSRFWENIIGRSREFAGLIYPVLKENLPFMASYTPEDVYLYFNIVRPDFIRTEADVVTYNFHILLRFKLERMMLNEGVKAKDLPELWNEEMERLLGIRPKTYAEGILQDIHWAHGTIGYFPTYSIGTLLASQIYYHIKRDIPDFEEKVARAEFEPIKAWLRERIHRWGSIYSPKELLQKALGEELNPDYFIRWVKEKYL